One genomic window of Garra rufa chromosome 2, GarRuf1.0, whole genome shotgun sequence includes the following:
- the cox16 gene encoding cytochrome c oxidase assembly protein COX16 homolog, mitochondrial — MWNQVRKLQKNKTLKYGIPMLLLVVGGSFGLREFTQIRYDAQKIKRKMDPALEARVNTKKQSEILQDEYEKLKDLNLNEWKNIRGPRPWEDSKEYQEQQRARLNKGT, encoded by the exons ATGTGGAATCAAGTTCGTAAACTGCAAAAGAACAAGACACTGAAATATGGGATCCCGATGCTG CTGCTGGTTGTGGGAGGGTCGTTTGGACTAAGAGAATTCACTCAGATTAGATATGATGCACAGAAGATAAAAAGGAAG ATGGACCCTGCACTGGAAGCCCGGGTGAACACTAAAAAACAGTCGGAAATCCTTCAGGATGAGTATGAG AAATTGAAGGATTTGAACTTAAATGAGTGGAAGAACATCCGTGGCCCACGTCCCTGGGAGGATTCGAAGGAGTACCAGGAGCAGCAGCGAGCTCGGCTCAATAAAGGCACATAg